In the genome of Bacteroidota bacterium, the window CCATTCGGGGTCGTTCTGCGCGAGGACCTTACCGAGCGCCCGATACCCGCCGTTGGCGATATAATCGAGAATTCGGATCGGATCGAGCGTCTGGTTACGGCCGATAATAGTCCGCGTCTGATTTTTGAAAAAGGGAATCTCATCGGCGGACTCATACATTTTTTCCGTCTGGGCGTCGCGATAGGCGAGATCCTTGTCGAGATAGCCGCCAAGGGCCGCGTCGATCAGTTTCGGCACATCTTCCCGCCGGAGGCGCGGGTAGAAGTGTCCGTAGGGTTCGACCACGACGTACGGATTCATTTCGCAAAAGCCGTGACACCCGGTGATGCGCAGCCTGAGTTTCTGCTGCAGAAACCGATCAAGCATATTCTTTTTGATCAGCCGGATGATGTCGTTGACGCCACTGGCCTGCGCGCCGGTGTCGGCCGAGACGACGATTGTCGGAATGTCATCTTCCGCCGCCCGTTCGTTCGCGACCCGGTTGCGAAATTCCGTTAGCTGGTCTACTGAGAGTAGTTTTTTCATATAGTCAGGTCTCCTCGTTTCCTTCCCGGGTCTCCCCTATTCGGTCGTTCCGCCGAAATCGAGTATGTGGCCCTTGCAGCCGCGCCGCGAGCAGAGCTGCACGACGCCGCCGCCTCGTACGATCATCGGCACCATCGGAGCGTTGCAATCGCCGCACAGGGCGCCGCCCATCATTTCGGCATGACAATGCGGGCAGAAGAATGTCACGATCGTATCGGGCGGAATCGCGTATTCCGAATGGACCGTATAGCTGCCCCAGAGCGATGAAATCGCCAGCCAGCCGTGGGTATTGCCGTAGGACATTGTCACCCGCACCGAGGGATGACCGTCAATCGGTCGCTTGGCGTCCATCAGGCTGTGATTACACCGGGAGCAACTCAGTTCGACCGGGAAGACCCGCTCGTCGGTGTCGACCTCGACAATATCCAGCCCGGCCTGCACTTTGGTGAGGATGTCTTTCACCAGCGATGCTTTCATATTCGAGAAATAGTGACCGTCGGCAACGAGCACCGGGCCGATTGCGCAGGCGCCGAGACAGTTGACGGCTTCGAGTGTGAACTCGCGGTCGGGGGTCGTCTCCCCCGCCTTGATACCCAGGACGCGTTCGACCTCTTTGGCCACCGCGGGGCCGCCGCGTACATGGCAGGCGGTTCCGAGGCAGACCGAGATCAGGTGTTTGCCGCGCGGCTCCAGGCTGAATGCCCGGTAGAAGGTGGCGACACCATAAATATCCACCAGCGAGCGACCGGTCTGTTCTGAGACCAGTTCCAACGCTTCGCGCGGCAGATACCCGTACTTGGCCTGCATGTCCTC includes:
- a CDS encoding NADH-quinone oxidoreductase subunit F, encoding MKKLLSVDQLTEFRNRVANERAAEDDIPTIVVSADTGAQASGVNDIIRLIKKNMLDRFLQQKLRLRITGCHGFCEMNPYVVVEPYGHFYPRLRREDVPKLIDAALGGYLDKDLAYRDAQTEKMYESADEIPFFKNQTRTIIGRNQTLDPIRILDYIANGGYRALGKVLAQNDPEWIIKEVQASGIRGRGGAGFPTGKKWEFARASAPGAQKYVVCNADEGDPGAYMDRGVLEGNPHSIIEGMTIAGIAMGATRGIIYVRSEYPLAIKHCLIATRQAREMGLLGENI
- a CDS encoding NAD(P)H-dependent oxidoreductase subunit E, whose protein sequence is MDKDTVLSIVEKHNGNRGSLISILEDMQAKYGYLPREALELVSEQTGRSLVDIYGVATFYRAFSLEPRGKHLISVCLGTACHVRGGPAVAKEVERVLGIKAGETTPDREFTLEAVNCLGACAIGPVLVADGHYFSNMKASLVKDILTKVQAGLDIVEVDTDERVFPVELSCSRCNHSLMDAKRPIDGHPSVRVTMSYGNTHGWLAISSLWGSYTVHSEYAIPPDTIVTFFCPHCHAEMMGGALCGDCNAPMVPMIVRGGGVVQLCSRRGCKGHILDFGGTTE